The following are encoded together in the Robertmurraya sp. FSL R5-0851 genome:
- a CDS encoding Na+/H+ antiporter NhaC family protein, producing MLSVIIYFFIGLTFKGKGSGVSDIATLQQELSDIFIISPWLLLIPVIVLGIIALKTPAIPGLVIGSILGGVVAIIVQGETIGSVLSIMVYGFEMETGNEVLDNLLNNGGTEAMMYTVSLVMIAMSFGGMILETSGIMNTIVTSLLKMAKSTGSLITTTVAICVTANIVACDQYLSILLPGRMYLTAYRKRELHPKNLSRTLEDAGTMTSPLVPWNTCGAFMTATLGVSTFQYAPYALLCIISPIIAIIYAYTGFTIEKLPKDNRMEEQVTENNEVSVML from the coding sequence GTGCTGTCAGTTATCATTTACTTTTTTATAGGCCTTACATTCAAAGGAAAAGGATCTGGAGTGAGTGATATTGCTACGCTTCAACAAGAATTATCGGATATTTTCATTATCAGCCCCTGGTTACTTCTTATTCCAGTTATTGTTCTTGGGATCATTGCTTTGAAAACACCGGCAATCCCCGGTCTTGTCATAGGGTCGATTCTAGGTGGGGTTGTTGCCATCATAGTTCAGGGAGAAACAATTGGCAGTGTTTTATCTATTATGGTTTACGGTTTTGAAATGGAGACCGGAAATGAAGTGTTAGATAACTTGCTTAACAATGGTGGAACGGAAGCGATGATGTACACCGTATCTCTTGTTATGATTGCGATGAGCTTTGGGGGGATGATTTTAGAAACGAGTGGAATCATGAATACGATTGTGACAAGCCTGTTAAAAATGGCCAAATCAACAGGCAGTTTAATTACAACAACGGTAGCAATCTGTGTTACAGCTAATATCGTCGCTTGTGATCAGTACTTATCGATTCTACTTCCTGGAAGAATGTACTTAACCGCCTACCGTAAGCGTGAACTCCATCCAAAGAACTTATCTCGAACGCTAGAAGATGCGGGGACAATGACCTCTCCACTTGTTCCTTGGAATACATGTGGTGCATTTATGACCGCCACTCTTGGAGTATCTACCTTTCAATATGCACCGTATGCATTGCTTTGTATTATCAGCCCGATTATAGCCATTATTTACGCATATACAGGATTTACAATTGAGAAGCTTCCGAAAGACAATAGAATGGAAGAGCAGGTTACAGAAAATAATGAAGTAAGCGTAATGTTATAA
- a CDS encoding aldo/keto reductase, with amino-acid sequence MNFVTLNNGLKMPQLGFGVWQVKDDEATAAVTAAIEAGYRSIDTAMIYGNEEGVGKAIKESNVPREELFITTKVWNSDQGYESTIQAFDLSLEKLGLDYIDLYLIHWPTPEYDTYVETFKAMEKLYHEGKVKAIGVCNFEIEHLERLLNECEVKPVLNQIECHPYLAQNELKEFCAKHDIFVEAWSPLDQGGEVLKDDVIINLAESHRKTPAQVVLRWHLQNNSIVIPKSVTPSRIQENIDVFDFELSSQEMDQINGINRNRRKGPNPNEFNKR; translated from the coding sequence ATGAACTTTGTAACGTTGAACAACGGATTAAAAATGCCACAGCTAGGTTTCGGTGTCTGGCAAGTAAAAGATGATGAGGCTACAGCGGCTGTAACTGCTGCAATTGAAGCGGGTTACCGTTCCATCGATACTGCAATGATCTATGGAAACGAAGAGGGTGTCGGAAAAGCGATTAAAGAATCCAACGTACCTCGCGAAGAATTATTCATTACAACGAAAGTTTGGAATAGTGACCAAGGTTACGAAAGCACCATACAAGCTTTTGATTTAAGTCTAGAGAAATTAGGTCTTGATTATATTGATTTATACTTGATTCACTGGCCAACACCAGAGTACGATACATATGTTGAGACGTTTAAGGCGATGGAAAAGCTATATCATGAAGGCAAAGTAAAAGCCATTGGTGTATGTAACTTTGAAATTGAGCATTTAGAAAGACTTCTTAACGAATGTGAAGTTAAGCCAGTCCTAAATCAAATCGAATGTCATCCATATTTAGCACAAAATGAATTGAAAGAGTTTTGCGCTAAGCATGATATCTTTGTAGAAGCGTGGAGCCCCCTTGATCAAGGGGGAGAAGTGCTAAAAGATGATGTGATTATTAACTTAGCTGAATCACATAGAAAGACGCCTGCTCAAGTTGTTTTAAGATGGCATTTACAAAATAATTCAATCGTTATACCTAAGTCTGTTACACCTTCTAGAATTCAAGAAAACATTGATGTATTTGATTTTGAGCTTTCCTCACAGGAAATGGATCAAATCAATGGAATCAATCGTAACCGACGCAAAGGTCCAAATCCAAACGAGTTTAACAAAAGATAA
- a CDS encoding YczE/YyaS/YitT family protein, with protein MLKKTSFFFMGLVIACLGVGLIIKSGVGAGPWDAFFVGIVNKLGLTVGIWVMLIQAFYLVFNSILAKKRIQFESVITVFLWGIIIDFQMGVTLKNVQLDEAVWTMQWGAFLAGIVLTGIGIGIYLTSKFPTMPYDGTMLIISERFHITLNVSRTILEGIGLAFAWIVGGPIGLGTVIIMLMIGPLIQICTRYSTLIYEKI; from the coding sequence ATGTTAAAGAAAACATCCTTCTTTTTTATGGGGTTAGTGATTGCGTGTTTAGGAGTAGGTTTAATTATTAAGTCCGGTGTAGGGGCAGGGCCTTGGGACGCATTTTTTGTAGGTATTGTGAATAAATTAGGCCTTACCGTTGGAATTTGGGTTATGCTTATCCAGGCCTTTTATTTAGTGTTTAATTCCATCTTAGCAAAGAAACGAATACAGTTTGAATCAGTGATTACGGTATTTTTATGGGGAATAATTATTGATTTTCAAATGGGTGTTACTTTAAAGAATGTCCAACTTGATGAGGCTGTATGGACCATGCAATGGGGTGCCTTCCTAGCTGGAATCGTTCTTACGGGAATTGGAATCGGAATCTACTTGACCTCTAAATTTCCAACCATGCCATATGATGGCACGATGCTTATTATAAGTGAGCGATTTCATATTACGCTAAATGTATCTCGAACGATTTTAGAGGGGATTGGCTTAGCTTTTGCGTGGATTGTTGGTGGTCCGATTGGTTTAGGAACTGTGATTATTATGTTGATGATTGGGCCACTCATTCAAATCTGTACGCGCTACTCAACTCTCATCTATGAAAAAATATAA
- the nagA gene encoding N-acetylglucosamine-6-phosphate deacetylase, whose amino-acid sequence MSSSRSPLLLKGMRVFSEKGIIESGYIKTCNQKIVEVGSLEMLPDESGFEVIELPPHFNLLPGFIDVHIHGANGADVMDATEDALYTMANSLPREGTTSFLATTMTQSHEKIESAIEAAGKYIRKNQATPQAEILGIHLEGPFVNPDKAGAQPMEHMMHPNTELFQKWQTLSRDTIKLVTLASELPGGLELIKYLSDQHIIASIGHSDATFEEVKQAVEAGSTHATHLFNQMRGLHHREPGVAGAALLLEELKAELIVDGIHVHPEMVRFAFQQKKKDGLILITDSMRAKCLKNGVYELGGQDVYVNNEMATLSDGTLAGSILETKRAVKNMIKYTNCTLEDVVHMASINPAKQLNVYDRKGSITVGKDADLVILDGNLEVELTVCRGSFAFQRKE is encoded by the coding sequence ATGAGTTCTTCTCGTTCACCCCTTTTATTAAAAGGGATGAGAGTTTTTTCAGAAAAGGGAATTATTGAAAGCGGTTATATTAAGACTTGTAATCAGAAAATAGTAGAAGTAGGATCACTCGAGATGCTACCTGACGAAAGTGGATTTGAAGTGATTGAACTTCCTCCTCACTTTAATCTTCTGCCTGGCTTTATCGATGTGCATATTCACGGAGCCAACGGTGCGGATGTAATGGATGCTACCGAGGATGCCTTATATACGATGGCAAATTCTCTTCCACGTGAAGGAACAACAAGCTTCTTGGCCACAACCATGACACAGTCTCATGAAAAAATTGAGAGTGCCATAGAAGCCGCTGGTAAATATATCAGAAAAAATCAAGCAACACCCCAAGCAGAGATTCTAGGTATCCATCTCGAAGGGCCATTTGTGAATCCTGATAAAGCGGGAGCGCAGCCAATGGAACATATGATGCATCCAAATACCGAGCTGTTTCAAAAATGGCAAACCCTTTCAAGAGATACGATAAAGCTTGTTACCCTTGCGTCCGAGCTTCCTGGTGGATTGGAGCTTATCAAATATTTAAGTGACCAACATATTATTGCCTCTATTGGTCATTCAGATGCAACCTTTGAAGAAGTAAAGCAAGCAGTAGAAGCAGGTTCCACTCATGCTACCCATCTTTTTAATCAAATGAGAGGGTTGCATCATCGGGAGCCTGGTGTAGCCGGTGCTGCACTTTTATTAGAAGAGTTAAAGGCTGAGTTGATTGTGGATGGTATTCATGTTCACCCAGAAATGGTCCGTTTTGCATTTCAGCAAAAGAAAAAGGATGGTCTAATCTTAATCACAGATTCGATGAGAGCAAAGTGCCTGAAAAATGGCGTGTACGAACTCGGTGGTCAAGACGTGTATGTGAACAATGAAATGGCGACGCTTTCAGATGGAACGCTTGCAGGCAGTATATTAGAAACCAAACGTGCTGTGAAAAATATGATTAAATACACAAATTGTACGCTTGAGGATGTTGTGCATATGGCATCGATTAACCCTGCCAAGCAATTAAACGTATACGACAGAAAAGGAAGCATTACTGTTGGAAAGGATGCCGACTTGGTTATTTTAGATGGAAACCTGGAAGTGGAATTGACAGTTTGCCGTGGATCCTTTGCATTCCAGAGAAAGGAATAG
- a CDS encoding transposase, with the protein MKPTVVSHEDYQNFVLEQLRKHYSGNVLTIVNNDWPIIYKLWITDLSQITSWLRSSYSNKGPEPRDPSSMMRSYLLLLLAKPTLSITEWVDELYRVPFYAIMSGFEPGKVPGIGTFYDFFHRLWGRDNANIKPNIKPKRQKKKKKKPKKGEKASPSSPGIVRKLIDRFFRYDAKKKVLPSDRLFELFQSQFLHVSANLGLLGDLDALGVVGDGTPIETARFPRSKRTCECSAQGLTNCNHPRHYSQPDIDSGWDSSRERYFNGYHLYMLSTSDSRYDLPLYPRLQPASRHDSVSLVASSIEFSQRTTLGTIGKILLDAAHDAEPIYELLDHYNIEPFIDLNVRTKKNFSTESDIQISPEGTPICSAGLKMKPNGFDKSKNRQKWRCPLACGTKITCENPCSKAKYGRTFHTFRKDNLRLFTKTPRTSEKWKLTYKRRTSVERSNKREKVDYHLELGRHRSTKMWYIRTYAIMMCQHIDAWYDVKKEKLNLENVIFKKSA; encoded by the coding sequence GTGAAGCCAACTGTCGTTAGTCATGAAGATTACCAAAACTTCGTTTTAGAACAATTAAGAAAGCATTACTCTGGTAACGTCCTTACTATTGTAAATAATGATTGGCCCATTATTTACAAGTTATGGATCACTGACCTTTCTCAGATTACCTCGTGGCTTCGGAGCTCTTATTCGAATAAAGGTCCGGAGCCTCGTGATCCGTCTTCTATGATGCGCTCTTACCTTTTGCTTCTTTTGGCTAAACCAACTCTCAGTATTACTGAATGGGTTGATGAATTGTATCGAGTGCCTTTCTATGCCATCATGAGTGGCTTTGAACCGGGGAAAGTTCCTGGTATAGGGACTTTCTACGATTTTTTCCACCGTTTATGGGGAAGGGATAACGCTAATATAAAACCCAATATCAAACCGAAACGCCAAAAAAAGAAAAAGAAGAAACCCAAGAAAGGCGAAAAAGCGTCCCCATCAAGTCCAGGTATAGTTAGAAAGTTAATCGATCGTTTTTTTCGTTATGATGCTAAGAAAAAAGTGCTGCCAAGCGATCGATTATTTGAATTATTTCAATCTCAATTTCTCCATGTATCAGCGAACCTAGGCTTACTCGGAGACTTGGACGCTCTAGGGGTTGTCGGAGACGGTACCCCGATTGAAACGGCTAGATTTCCAAGAAGCAAGCGTACTTGTGAATGCAGTGCCCAAGGACTAACGAATTGTAACCATCCTCGTCATTATTCCCAACCTGACATCGACTCAGGGTGGGACAGTTCACGGGAACGCTACTTCAACGGATACCATCTCTACATGTTATCCACTAGCGACAGTCGATACGACCTACCCTTGTATCCAAGACTTCAACCAGCTTCCCGGCATGATTCTGTCAGTCTTGTTGCCAGTTCTATTGAATTTTCGCAACGCACTACCTTGGGCACAATTGGTAAGATTCTCTTGGATGCTGCTCATGATGCGGAACCTATTTATGAATTGCTAGATCATTATAATATCGAGCCTTTCATTGATCTGAATGTTCGAACCAAGAAAAATTTCAGCACTGAAAGCGATATACAAATATCTCCCGAAGGGACACCAATTTGTTCTGCAGGGTTAAAAATGAAGCCCAATGGTTTTGATAAATCCAAAAACCGGCAGAAATGGAGATGTCCACTCGCATGCGGCACAAAAATTACTTGTGAGAATCCCTGTTCTAAAGCTAAATACGGTCGAACATTTCATACATTCCGGAAGGACAACCTTCGGTTGTTTACTAAGACTCCGAGAACGTCTGAAAAGTGGAAGCTAACTTATAAGCGTCGTACATCTGTAGAACGGTCGAACAAACGTGAAAAGGTTGATTATCATTTAGAATTAGGTCGTCATCGTTCCACGAAAATGTGGTACATTCGGACTTATGCCATTATGATGTGCCAACATATTGATGCTTGGTACGACGTTAAAAAAGAAAAGCTGAATCTCGAAAATGTCATTTTTAAAAAGTCTGCTTAA
- a CDS encoding 4Fe-4S binding protein: MALTSKKSSFDLLSIPIIKKFIKSKWYPGIFQWMVLVFFSVIVFELVAGTVNPHRNFGTTMTWVLWWPIIPILFIAMGRFWCAICPFGKLSDIIRKMVGSERPMPKFLRKYGIWLIDLFFIAITYSDHVWGIVESPRGSGYLLLLLVTMVVVTSVFYERRTFCKTLCFLGGLAGNYSRAGVLELRGTAEICRTCKTQSCFKGSEQAEGCPMFQFVRTMDSSAECNICGNCVKNCPNDSIKLQVRVPTKELWSLKNPKLEHASLAAVIMGIVFVQNITMLEIWGQILETISIVTGTSNYVVNFTIAFIISMALPILLLLGAAKLATLLGMPNTIKKNFILFGYAFIPLDLAGHLGHNLFHIITEGKAIWFNSLALLGNEVTSSELSLASTSTVQMLQYFIITIGLVGSSYTAYKMGKKASFKAMLPYYGLMLLLAIINIYLFSLPMSHRV; this comes from the coding sequence ATGGCATTAACTAGTAAAAAGTCATCTTTCGACTTATTGTCGATTCCGATCATAAAGAAGTTTATCAAAAGCAAATGGTATCCAGGCATATTTCAATGGATGGTGTTAGTTTTCTTCTCTGTTATCGTGTTTGAGTTAGTGGCAGGGACGGTGAATCCACATCGTAACTTTGGAACAACGATGACGTGGGTGTTATGGTGGCCGATTATTCCGATCTTATTTATAGCCATGGGTCGATTTTGGTGCGCCATCTGTCCATTTGGAAAACTGAGTGATATCATTCGAAAAATGGTAGGTAGTGAGAGGCCCATGCCGAAGTTTTTACGAAAATATGGGATATGGTTGATCGACTTATTCTTCATTGCCATTACGTATAGCGATCATGTTTGGGGAATTGTGGAGTCACCTCGTGGATCAGGGTATTTGCTGCTATTACTCGTCACAATGGTGGTTGTCACATCCGTTTTTTATGAGAGAAGAACGTTTTGTAAAACGCTTTGCTTTCTAGGAGGATTAGCTGGAAATTACTCTCGAGCAGGGGTGTTAGAACTAAGAGGAACAGCGGAAATTTGTAGAACGTGCAAGACGCAAAGCTGCTTTAAAGGGAGTGAACAAGCGGAAGGGTGTCCGATGTTTCAGTTCGTTCGAACAATGGATTCGAGTGCGGAATGCAATATTTGTGGAAACTGTGTGAAAAATTGCCCGAATGATTCCATCAAGTTACAGGTACGTGTTCCAACAAAAGAGCTTTGGAGTCTCAAAAATCCAAAGCTTGAGCATGCCTCACTGGCAGCTGTTATCATGGGGATTGTCTTTGTACAGAACATTACGATGCTTGAAATATGGGGACAAATTCTCGAAACCATATCTATTGTAACGGGTACCTCTAATTATGTTGTCAATTTTACGATTGCCTTCATTATCTCAATGGCGCTTCCGATTCTACTATTATTAGGTGCAGCCAAGCTAGCAACCTTGCTAGGGATGCCGAATACGATAAAGAAAAATTTTATCCTTTTTGGTTATGCTTTTATTCCACTTGATCTTGCCGGACATCTTGGACATAATTTGTTTCATATCATCACAGAAGGAAAAGCGATCTGGTTTAATTCACTTGCCCTTCTCGGGAATGAGGTTACAAGTAGCGAGTTAAGTTTGGCCTCGACATCGACAGTACAAATGCTCCAATATTTCATCATTACTATCGGATTAGTAGGATCTTCTTACACGGCATACAAGATGGGGAAAAAGGCTAGTTTTAAAGCTATGTTGCCTTACTATGGATTAATGTTGTTACTAGCGATCATCAATATTTATTTATTCTCACTCCCAATGAGTCATCGCGTATAA
- a CDS encoding IS4 family transposase, giving the protein MDNIISNQTVFSKCLSFLPFETFKGSFLDNGVKKLTTANLMRICVTMQLGNWKSYEETEERIRAMEGTEELFGLTSISASQLCRRVNALPSILPRQLFLAAVTQLNKLTSKGKGIPSLGRLHLVDSSSLLLGPTLGNWTYFTKHSNCVKLHTRIVVTDPGTAYPDMVIPSTGNVDDREVMLELVIDPHATHVMDRGYVDYKKMDHWVENRIPFAMRIQAGHKANMIKSYEVPDDSRVKLDALVVMGSSFRSMEQPLRLVEFTDEEGKEYRVVTNRWDLKAEEVTELYRHRWIIELFFKWMKQHLRLVKLQSTQPQGIWNQIFFAMTAYCLTLYVRLVEKTKKTTWKVLTLIRIHAERTWKSFLDELHRLPERTSKGRQKSQHPPNEIELYDAGVAIVKQVGVSTSSMAKYKTPRK; this is encoded by the coding sequence ATGGATAACATTATATCAAATCAGACCGTATTTAGTAAATGCCTATCATTCTTGCCTTTTGAAACATTTAAGGGTTCGTTCTTAGACAACGGCGTAAAAAAACTGACCACCGCTAATTTAATGAGGATTTGTGTCACCATGCAACTGGGAAATTGGAAATCCTACGAGGAAACAGAAGAGCGTATTCGTGCCATGGAAGGTACAGAGGAACTGTTTGGCCTTACCAGTATTAGTGCTTCTCAACTATGTCGTCGAGTCAATGCTTTACCTTCAATCCTACCACGGCAGTTATTTCTTGCCGCTGTTACCCAATTGAATAAGCTAACAAGTAAAGGAAAAGGGATCCCTTCTTTGGGTCGTCTTCATCTCGTAGATTCTTCTTCCCTGCTTCTTGGGCCCACACTAGGAAACTGGACGTATTTTACAAAACATAGTAATTGCGTGAAGCTACATACTCGGATTGTCGTAACGGACCCCGGCACAGCTTATCCAGACATGGTCATTCCTTCTACAGGTAATGTGGATGATCGTGAAGTCATGCTTGAGCTCGTGATAGATCCTCATGCGACCCATGTGATGGACCGTGGCTATGTGGATTACAAAAAAATGGACCATTGGGTGGAAAACCGGATTCCATTCGCCATGCGTATCCAAGCTGGGCATAAGGCGAACATGATAAAATCCTATGAAGTTCCTGATGACAGTAGGGTTAAGCTAGATGCCTTAGTCGTCATGGGGAGTAGCTTCAGATCCATGGAACAGCCCCTTCGTCTTGTTGAATTCACAGATGAAGAGGGGAAAGAGTACCGTGTCGTAACCAATCGTTGGGATTTAAAAGCCGAAGAAGTAACCGAATTGTACCGGCACCGTTGGATCATTGAACTGTTTTTCAAGTGGATGAAACAACATCTACGTCTAGTTAAACTACAAAGTACCCAACCCCAAGGAATTTGGAATCAGATTTTCTTTGCAATGACGGCGTACTGTCTCACTTTATATGTGAGGTTAGTTGAGAAAACTAAGAAGACCACCTGGAAAGTACTCACCCTTATCCGCATCCATGCCGAAAGGACGTGGAAAAGTTTTCTTGATGAGTTACACCGTTTACCTGAAAGAACATCGAAAGGAAGACAAAAGAGCCAGCACCCGCCAAATGAAATAGAACTTTATGATGCAGGTGTGGCCATTGTAAAACAAGTGGGGGTAAGTACTAGCTCGATGGCAAAATATAAGACACCAAGAAAATAA
- a CDS encoding 6-phospho-beta-glucosidase produces MSKGIKIVTIGGGSSYTPELIEGFIKRYEELPVRELWLVDIEAGKEKLEIVGNLAKRMVAKAGVPMEIHLTLDRREALKGADFVTTQFRVGLLDARAKDERIPLKYNVIGQETNGPGGLFKGLRTIPIILDICKDIEELCPNAWLINFTNPAGMVTEAVLRHSNIKKVVGLCNVPIGMRMGIAKALKVEPERVHVDFAGLNHMVYGLNVYLDGVSVMDQVIEAMADPENAMTMKNISGLSWEPDFIKGVGVIPCGYHRYYYKTGEMLEEEHEKAAAEGTRAEVVQALEKDLFELYKDPNLDIKPPQLEKRGGAYYSDAACNLINSIYNDKRDIQPVNTRNNGAIASIEDDSAVEVNCIITKEGPKPIAVGDLPVAVRGLVQQIKSFERVAAEAAVTGDYKKAVLALTINPLVQSDKLAKQIVDEMLEAHKEHLPQFFKKVEA; encoded by the coding sequence ATGAGTAAAGGTATTAAGATCGTCACAATTGGCGGAGGTTCAAGTTACACTCCAGAATTAATCGAAGGATTTATTAAAAGATATGAAGAGCTACCGGTTAGAGAACTTTGGTTAGTTGATATAGAAGCTGGGAAAGAAAAGTTAGAAATCGTAGGAAATCTTGCTAAGCGTATGGTTGCTAAAGCAGGTGTTCCAATGGAAATTCATCTTACTCTAGATAGAAGAGAAGCTTTAAAAGGTGCAGATTTCGTAACGACTCAATTCCGTGTAGGTCTACTTGACGCTCGTGCGAAAGACGAAAGAATTCCTTTAAAGTATAACGTAATTGGTCAAGAAACAAACGGTCCTGGTGGACTATTCAAAGGTCTTCGTACGATTCCTATCATCCTTGATATTTGTAAGGATATTGAAGAGCTTTGCCCGAACGCATGGTTAATCAACTTCACAAATCCAGCTGGTATGGTAACAGAAGCTGTTCTACGCCACAGCAATATTAAAAAAGTAGTTGGATTATGTAATGTTCCAATCGGTATGAGAATGGGAATTGCAAAAGCATTGAAAGTTGAGCCTGAGCGCGTACATGTTGACTTTGCTGGTCTAAACCACATGGTGTATGGACTAAATGTATACCTTGACGGTGTAAGTGTAATGGATCAAGTAATTGAAGCAATGGCTGATCCAGAAAATGCAATGACAATGAAGAACATTTCAGGTCTATCATGGGAGCCTGACTTCATCAAGGGTGTAGGGGTTATTCCATGTGGATACCACCGTTATTACTACAAAACAGGTGAAATGCTTGAAGAAGAACATGAAAAAGCAGCAGCAGAAGGTACACGTGCAGAAGTAGTTCAAGCTCTTGAAAAAGATCTATTCGAGCTTTACAAAGATCCTAACCTAGACATCAAGCCACCACAATTAGAAAAGCGTGGAGGAGCATACTATAGTGATGCTGCATGTAACTTAATCAACTCAATCTATAATGACAAGCGTGATATCCAACCAGTAAACACTCGTAACAACGGAGCGATCGCTAGCATTGAAGATGACTCAGCTGTAGAAGTAAACTGTATCATTACAAAAGAAGGTCCTAAGCCAATCGCTGTAGGAGATCTTCCAGTAGCAGTAAGAGGACTTGTACAACAAATCAAGTCTTTCGAAAGAGTGGCAGCAGAAGCAGCAGTAACAGGAGACTACAAGAAAGCCGTTCTTGCATTAACGATTAACCCGCTTGTGCAATCTGATAAGCTTGCTAAGCAAATCGTTGATGAAATGTTAGAAGCTCACAAAGAGCATTTACCACAATTCTTCAAGAAAGTTGAAGCATAA
- a CDS encoding calcium/sodium antiporter, with the protein MTYLLLIIGFALLIKGADFFVDGASKIAQALHVSPLLIGLTIVAFGTSSPEATVSIVAALEENAGVAIGNVVGSNIFNITFVVGLTALLSPLKVESETIRKEIPFTLLASTSLLILISDISLQSLSSNFITRGDGFIFLLFFAIFLYYIFEVARHSRDKIKQESAAVEEPSWGKNILFTLGGLAAIIFGGDLTVNSSTKIAYSFGMSETLVGLTIVAVGTSLPELITSVTAALKKQSEIALGNIVGSNIFNILFVLGAASVISPLAVDPKIVVDVVLMIILTVVLLIFSRSNSRIGKIEGIILAAAYIIYMIFIILRN; encoded by the coding sequence ATAACGTATCTATTATTAATTATCGGTTTTGCATTATTGATCAAAGGGGCAGACTTCTTTGTTGATGGTGCATCAAAAATCGCACAGGCACTTCACGTTTCTCCTTTATTAATTGGTCTAACTATTGTCGCATTTGGAACAAGCTCACCGGAAGCGACCGTGAGTATTGTTGCAGCCCTTGAGGAAAATGCTGGAGTGGCTATTGGGAACGTAGTCGGAAGTAATATTTTCAACATTACTTTTGTTGTAGGCTTAACCGCACTTTTGTCTCCATTAAAAGTTGAAAGTGAAACCATTCGGAAAGAAATTCCCTTTACTTTATTAGCAAGTACTTCCCTTTTAATCTTAATAAGTGATATCAGTCTTCAATCGTTAAGCTCTAATTTTATTACAAGAGGGGACGGATTTATCTTCTTACTTTTCTTCGCTATCTTCTTGTACTATATCTTTGAGGTGGCTAGACATAGTCGAGATAAAATAAAGCAAGAAAGTGCAGCAGTTGAGGAACCTTCTTGGGGAAAGAACATTTTATTTACACTCGGAGGACTAGCAGCCATTATTTTTGGTGGTGATTTAACGGTTAACAGTTCAACTAAAATTGCTTACTCCTTTGGGATGAGTGAAACATTAGTTGGATTAACTATCGTTGCAGTTGGAACATCATTACCGGAACTTATTACTTCTGTAACAGCAGCCTTAAAAAAACAAAGCGAAATTGCACTTGGAAACATTGTTGGAAGTAATATCTTTAACATCCTATTTGTTCTCGGAGCTGCATCAGTTATTTCTCCGTTAGCAGTTGATCCAAAAATCGTTGTTGATGTAGTACTTATGATCATCTTAACAGTAGTACTTCTTATTTTCTCAAGGTCCAACTCTCGAATTGGAAAAATTGAAGGAATCATTCTAGCTGCTGCTTATATCATATATATGATTTTTATCATTTTAAGGAATTAA
- a CDS encoding MurR/RpiR family transcriptional regulator → MFTNEVIATFNELEMLLYNYITQNKEKVVYMRIRDLADETHVSTSTIMRFCRKLNCEGFSEFKVKLKLLIDEKNEPSIKSSQHVLAEFFERTQNEKFTSKLEEAAEVIAEADSVIFIGIGSSGILAEYGARYFSSLGKFSMYIKDPFMPIHANLNNSITIALSVSGEGNYTISHIHQLKEKGSKIISITNNRQSTIAKLADVNISYYVSEEFVDHSNVTTQIPVIYILEETARLVYELGRKKHYNETPPMQ, encoded by the coding sequence TTGTTTACGAATGAAGTAATTGCAACATTCAACGAACTAGAGATGCTACTTTACAACTACATAACACAAAATAAAGAGAAAGTGGTCTACATGCGAATCCGCGATCTCGCTGATGAAACCCATGTATCCACCTCAACGATCATGCGTTTTTGCAGGAAATTAAATTGCGAAGGGTTTTCCGAGTTTAAAGTAAAACTCAAGCTATTAATTGATGAAAAAAACGAGCCAAGCATAAAAAGCAGCCAGCATGTATTAGCAGAGTTTTTTGAACGAACGCAAAATGAAAAATTCACTTCGAAATTAGAAGAAGCTGCAGAGGTAATTGCCGAAGCCGATAGTGTTATTTTTATCGGGATAGGTAGTTCAGGGATTCTTGCCGAGTACGGAGCAAGATATTTTTCAAGCTTAGGTAAGTTCTCTATGTACATTAAAGATCCATTTATGCCAATTCATGCAAACTTGAATAATAGCATCACTATTGCCCTTTCTGTTTCAGGTGAAGGGAACTACACCATTTCTCATATCCACCAGTTAAAAGAAAAAGGAAGCAAAATAATAAGTATTACCAACAATCGTCAATCCACAATCGCGAAATTAGCAGATGTCAATATTTCTTATTATGTCTCTGAAGAATTTGTAGATCACTCAAATGTAACCACACAAATTCCCGTAATCTATATATTAGAAGAAACTGCTCGACTCGTATATGAGTTGGGAAGGAAGAAGCACTACAATGAAACCCCTCCTATGCAGTGA